In the genome of Paenibacillus sp. FSL R5-0766, one region contains:
- the ftsE gene encoding cell division ATP-binding protein FtsE, protein MIEMQDVWKTYANGTHALQGVSVKIDRNEFVYIVGPSGAGKSTFMKLMYREEVPTKGQISINGFNIGKLKPRKIPYVRRNIGVVFQDFRLLPRMTAFENVAFAMEVIEAPKRHIKKRVMEVLDLVGLRSKAGREPSQLSGGEQQRIAIARAIVNNPSVIIADEPTGNLDPETSWGIMQLLDEINFRGTTIVMATHNKDIVNTMRKRVIAIERGQIVRDQMRGEYGYEF, encoded by the coding sequence GTGATAGAAATGCAGGACGTGTGGAAGACCTACGCCAATGGGACCCACGCATTACAAGGGGTGTCGGTGAAGATCGACCGCAATGAATTTGTCTATATCGTCGGTCCGTCCGGCGCAGGTAAATCGACATTTATGAAATTGATGTACAGAGAAGAAGTTCCGACCAAAGGACAAATATCCATTAACGGATTTAATATTGGTAAGTTGAAGCCAAGAAAGATTCCTTATGTGCGTCGTAACATCGGCGTTGTGTTCCAGGATTTTCGTCTGCTGCCACGGATGACAGCATTTGAGAATGTGGCATTTGCCATGGAAGTTATTGAAGCACCGAAGCGTCATATCAAGAAACGAGTGATGGAAGTGCTTGATCTGGTGGGACTGCGCAGCAAGGCGGGTCGTGAACCTTCACAGCTTTCTGGTGGAGAACAGCAGCGTATTGCTATTGCACGGGCTATCGTCAATAACCCATCGGTTATTATCGCCGATGAACCTACAGGTAACCTCGATCCGGAGACGTCGTGGGGCATTATGCAACTGCTGGATGAGATTAATTTCCGGGGGACAACCATTGTTATGGCGACCCACAACAAAGACATCGTGAATACGATGCGTAAACGGGTAATCGCGATTGAACGTGGACAGATTGTACGGGATCAGATGAGAGGGGAATACGGTTATGAATTTTAG
- a CDS encoding VanW family protein, whose product MKKIHLTVIVLFSILLIGSASYGLLYMYVNQPALPKDVHVGGMLVEEKNRKNVLHELHEKIQKLEDWPVTFEVTEPNPQTMSYSAAQVGVSYNVNSLEAAIQRLEEGNLWERAYARYHFPKEFSLDMTYNSRPLQEHLSPAWEKETFGTPADAVRRITTSNKVQYIPEKGVRRIDWDTLTNLIQTKLHRDFSVLNPDEKPAPLLIQVPLYTLKPEITLDSLRQEGIDRKIIQFSTGLGNSSEGRIHNVSAAAEAINGMILPPDAIFDYEKVVRKAEKEYGFREAPVIVNGRLTPGIGGGICQVSSTVYNAALLTGLDIIERRNHSLPVKYLPKGLDATFASGAINFRFKNNTGKSLLIHAEVKNHQLMVKFFGTFPENVSYALESRTIETLSVPVKYVSSTVLPDGAQQVLQDGQPGYIVETVRTKRLDGKVVESKTITRDTYKAQNRLIARSGHSSLPDPQGPSVVEDGISDTKQP is encoded by the coding sequence ATGAAAAAAATACATCTGACGGTCATTGTTCTATTCTCCATCCTCTTGATCGGCTCCGCGTCTTATGGATTGCTGTACATGTACGTGAATCAACCTGCCCTGCCCAAAGATGTTCATGTTGGCGGCATGCTGGTGGAAGAGAAGAATCGCAAGAACGTATTGCATGAATTGCATGAAAAGATCCAAAAGCTGGAGGACTGGCCTGTCACCTTTGAAGTGACTGAACCCAACCCCCAGACGATGTCGTATAGCGCAGCTCAGGTGGGGGTGAGCTACAACGTTAACAGCTTGGAAGCCGCGATACAGCGGCTAGAGGAAGGTAACTTGTGGGAACGCGCTTATGCACGTTATCATTTTCCGAAAGAGTTCTCTCTCGATATGACCTACAACTCAAGACCACTCCAAGAACATCTCAGCCCTGCCTGGGAAAAAGAAACCTTCGGTACACCTGCGGACGCTGTTCGCCGCATTACCACAAGTAACAAAGTCCAGTATATCCCGGAAAAGGGCGTCCGCCGGATTGATTGGGATACACTCACAAATCTCATTCAGACCAAGTTGCACCGAGATTTCAGTGTACTGAACCCGGATGAAAAACCAGCCCCATTGCTGATCCAGGTACCACTGTATACGCTGAAACCTGAAATAACTCTTGATTCGCTGCGCCAGGAAGGCATTGACCGAAAGATCATCCAGTTCTCCACAGGTCTGGGCAATAGTAGTGAAGGCCGGATACATAATGTCAGCGCAGCGGCGGAAGCGATTAACGGCATGATTTTGCCACCAGATGCCATATTCGATTATGAGAAGGTCGTCCGTAAAGCTGAAAAGGAGTATGGGTTTCGTGAGGCCCCGGTCATTGTCAATGGAAGACTCACCCCCGGAATTGGCGGGGGAATCTGCCAGGTATCCAGTACGGTGTATAACGCAGCGCTATTGACGGGTCTTGATATTATTGAGCGTCGCAACCATTCCCTGCCGGTCAAATATTTGCCAAAAGGACTGGATGCCACCTTTGCCTCCGGAGCCATCAATTTTCGCTTCAAGAATAATACCGGAAAATCCTTACTCATTCATGCAGAGGTGAAGAACCACCAATTGATGGTGAAATTTTTCGGCACATTCCCGGAGAATGTCAGCTATGCACTTGAATCTCGTACCATTGAAACATTAAGTGTTCCGGTAAAGTATGTGTCCAGCACTGTACTGCCTGATGGTGCACAGCAGGTGCTGCAGGACGGGCAGCCTGGATATATTGTTGAGACGGTAAGAACCAAGAGGCTGGACGGCAAAGTGGTCGAATCCAAAACGATTACACGGGACACGTACAAAGCTCAGAATCGCCTGATTGCCCGCTCCGGTCATAGCAGCCTGCCTGACCCGCAAGGGCCTTCTGTGGTCGAGGACGGGATTAGCGATACGAAACAGCCTTAG
- a CDS encoding MDR family MFS transporter, whose translation MVARKNSIGLVLAGLLLSILMASMDNTIVATAMGDIVGKLGGLDKFVWVTSAYMVAEMAGMPIFGKLSDMYGRKKFFVFGIIVFMLGSALCGTATSIVELTMYRAIQGIGAGALVPIAFTIMFDVVAPESRGKLGGLFGAVFGLSSVFGPLLGAYITQYATWEWVFYINLPLGLIAFVFIAFFYKESHQHQSQQIDWLGAVTLIGAVVCLIFGLELGGKTFAWGSWQILGLFAGFVALALLFLFAETKAKEPIISFNMFRNRVYWSSNVIGMFSGAAFITASVYIPIFIQGVLGGKATNSGLVLLPMMLGSVVTASLGGVLMTKIKYRNIMIPTLALLVIGLGLLTTLDETSSLWTIRIYMVMVGLGVGASFSVLSNAAMNAFEPQRRGAASSTLNFLRSLGMTMGITIFGIVQSQVFTRKMNDALAGSAAEAGGASAGGVPQGVDLTDPHALLSPELRQAIPPQVLDTITHALSSSIVQLFAWAVIPAALALVASFFMGKEKMVVGEEQGEYTGGH comes from the coding sequence ATGGTTGCACGTAAGAACAGTATTGGATTGGTGCTGGCAGGGTTACTGCTCAGCATACTAATGGCTTCAATGGATAACACCATCGTGGCAACAGCTATGGGGGACATTGTCGGGAAGCTGGGTGGGCTCGACAAGTTCGTCTGGGTTACCTCCGCGTACATGGTAGCTGAGATGGCAGGAATGCCGATCTTCGGTAAGTTATCCGATATGTATGGACGGAAGAAGTTTTTTGTATTTGGTATTATTGTGTTTATGCTTGGCTCAGCGCTGTGCGGAACGGCAACGTCTATTGTGGAATTGACGATGTACAGAGCGATTCAAGGTATTGGTGCGGGGGCCTTGGTGCCGATTGCCTTTACGATCATGTTTGATGTCGTTGCACCAGAATCTCGTGGTAAATTGGGTGGATTGTTTGGAGCCGTCTTTGGCCTCTCCAGCGTATTCGGACCTCTGCTCGGTGCTTACATTACCCAGTATGCGACATGGGAATGGGTATTCTATATCAACCTGCCGCTAGGCTTGATTGCATTTGTGTTTATTGCGTTCTTCTATAAAGAATCCCATCAGCATCAATCCCAACAGATCGACTGGCTGGGTGCTGTAACGCTGATCGGTGCTGTTGTGTGCCTGATCTTTGGTCTGGAACTTGGCGGCAAAACATTTGCCTGGGGTTCGTGGCAGATTCTTGGCTTGTTTGCCGGATTTGTAGCATTAGCGCTGCTCTTCCTTTTTGCAGAAACCAAAGCCAAAGAACCAATCATCTCCTTCAACATGTTCCGTAACCGGGTCTACTGGTCCAGTAACGTTATTGGTATGTTCAGTGGTGCGGCGTTCATTACAGCATCCGTGTACATTCCGATCTTCATACAGGGGGTACTTGGTGGTAAAGCGACCAACTCCGGTCTTGTGCTGCTGCCCATGATGCTTGGGTCCGTTGTGACGGCGTCCTTGGGCGGGGTGCTGATGACCAAAATCAAGTATCGTAATATCATGATCCCTACGTTAGCCTTGCTTGTCATTGGACTTGGGTTGCTGACTACACTGGATGAGACTTCATCCCTTTGGACGATACGTATCTACATGGTGATGGTTGGTCTGGGTGTCGGTGCTTCGTTCTCCGTACTTAGCAATGCAGCCATGAACGCATTTGAACCGCAAAGACGTGGAGCCGCAAGCTCCACACTTAACTTTTTGCGGTCCCTCGGTATGACGATGGGCATTACGATCTTTGGTATCGTACAGAGCCAGGTATTTACGCGTAAAATGAACGATGCTCTCGCTGGTTCAGCTGCGGAAGCAGGTGGTGCTTCAGCGGGTGGCGTGCCGCAGGGAGTGGATCTGACCGATCCACATGCGCTGCTCTCACCAGAACTTAGACAGGCGATTCCGCCTCAGGTGCTGGATACCATCACACATGCCCTGTCCTCTTCCATCGTGCAGTTATTTGCCTGGGCTGTCATTCCGGCTGCACTCGCGTTGGTCGCTTCCTTCTTCATGGGGAAAGAGAAGATGGTTGTAGGCGAAGAGCAAGGCGAATACACTGGCGGTCACTAA
- a CDS encoding polymer-forming cytoskeletal protein, which yields MEERNKRNDLNVAGISQTAGGNFHRVSIDGMAKVNGNLDCTSMEVNGTLKMHGALSSESATINGMCTLNGPLTSSRVRVDGLTTINGDLHSAELEVNGKCTVRGRVDGERIDIGGVIDIEGDVQCESLNVRGNIKISGLLNAGTVEIRLHTSSSAKEIGGERIDIRRKEQQNGFWKSIGLGGTPSFKTSLIEGDEIVLEDTEADIVRGSNIFIGRGCNIRLVEYSGQLEVDQDAKVGSSQRI from the coding sequence ATGGAAGAGCGGAATAAGCGGAATGATCTGAATGTGGCGGGCATAAGTCAAACGGCAGGCGGGAATTTTCACCGTGTATCTATTGATGGCATGGCTAAGGTGAACGGTAACCTGGACTGCACCTCTATGGAAGTGAATGGAACATTGAAGATGCACGGCGCTTTGAGCTCCGAGAGTGCAACGATTAACGGCATGTGCACGTTGAATGGACCTCTGACCAGTTCTCGTGTTCGGGTGGATGGTTTGACGACGATTAACGGAGATCTCCATAGCGCTGAGCTTGAAGTGAACGGAAAGTGTACCGTACGTGGAAGAGTGGATGGGGAACGAATTGATATTGGCGGTGTGATCGATATTGAAGGGGATGTGCAATGCGAGTCCCTGAATGTACGGGGCAATATTAAGATCAGCGGCTTACTGAATGCGGGAACAGTGGAGATCAGGCTGCATACATCTTCTTCGGCTAAAGAGATTGGCGGAGAGCGTATCGATATTCGTCGCAAGGAACAACAGAATGGATTTTGGAAAAGTATTGGTCTGGGCGGGACCCCTTCTTTTAAGACATCCTTAATTGAGGGCGATGAGATTGTGCTGGAAGATACCGAAGCTGATATTGTTCGGGGGAGTAACATTTTTATCGGTCGCGGCTGTAACATCAGGCTGGTCGAGTATTCAGGTCAACTTGAGGTAGATCAGGATGCCAAGGTGGGCAGCAGTCAGCGAATATAA
- a CDS encoding YhbD family protein, whose product MTDDLISKKELLDLTGISYGQLYRWKRKNLIPEEWFIRKSSYTGQETFFPKQQILLRIDKILNMKDGLSLDELADVFSPTLGEVEMSAQQLLERNIVSQISLDLLKEAGREQPLYALEQIMMLYVLDKLLMSGDITRQEGALLIEVMSEHYYRFTGKPSELVLIRKMGVPSFMLVTAGTEFYFDNGVKVVLRQPMGTFMEELKLKLG is encoded by the coding sequence ATGACGGATGATTTGATCTCCAAGAAAGAATTGTTGGACCTGACAGGAATCTCATACGGCCAGTTATACCGTTGGAAGCGGAAAAATCTCATTCCGGAAGAATGGTTCATTCGGAAGTCTTCCTACACCGGACAAGAGACCTTTTTTCCCAAACAACAGATATTACTTCGCATTGACAAGATTCTCAATATGAAAGACGGATTATCGCTGGATGAGCTGGCAGACGTGTTCTCACCTACGTTGGGTGAAGTAGAGATGTCTGCACAGCAACTATTAGAGCGAAACATTGTTTCACAGATCTCGCTGGATCTGTTAAAAGAAGCAGGTCGAGAACAACCGTTGTATGCTTTGGAGCAGATTATGATGCTCTACGTCCTTGATAAGCTGTTAATGAGCGGAGATATTACTCGGCAAGAGGGTGCTTTGCTGATCGAAGTGATGTCCGAACATTATTATCGTTTTACAGGCAAACCCAGCGAACTCGTGCTTATTCGTAAGATGGGTGTTCCTTCATTCATGCTGGTAACAGCAGGAACGGAGTTTTATTTTGACAATGGTGTGAAAGTGGTTCTTAGGCAGCCGATGGGAACATTTATGGAAGAATTAAAACTCAAATTGGGATAA
- a CDS encoding alpha/beta hydrolase family protein — MALIKCDFYSDTLGLSTSMHVILPQQTHNQIGMENVTGKGLHPTLYLLHGLSDDDSIWLRRTSIERYVANLGIAVVMPQVHRSFYTDMVEGGRYWSFISEELPALARSFFPLSDQREGNFVAGLSMGGYGAFKLALRKPDQYAAAASLSGALDMSAHMDRNASSALQQTELQRIFGPEVTGTENDLIHLLKENQSSESPRPLLYQCCGTEDFLYEDNQTFRHACEQTNFALTYEEGPGEHEWGYWDAKIQDVLKWLPLPKRD; from the coding sequence ATGGCACTTATTAAATGTGATTTTTACTCGGATACGCTTGGGCTTAGCACCAGCATGCATGTCATTCTGCCGCAACAAACCCACAATCAGATCGGTATGGAGAATGTGACTGGCAAAGGGTTGCACCCAACCCTGTACCTGCTGCACGGTCTGTCTGATGATGATTCCATCTGGCTGCGCCGGACTTCCATCGAACGTTATGTAGCAAACCTCGGGATCGCTGTTGTTATGCCACAGGTACATCGCAGCTTCTATACCGATATGGTAGAAGGCGGACGTTATTGGAGCTTTATCAGTGAAGAACTGCCGGCACTTGCTCGTTCTTTCTTCCCGCTGTCAGATCAAAGGGAGGGCAATTTCGTTGCCGGATTATCCATGGGTGGCTATGGGGCGTTCAAGCTGGCCCTTCGTAAACCAGATCAATATGCTGCAGCTGCCAGTCTGTCTGGAGCACTCGACATGTCTGCACATATGGATAGAAATGCATCCTCAGCATTACAACAGACGGAGTTACAGCGGATTTTCGGACCCGAGGTGACAGGTACAGAGAACGATCTAATCCATCTGTTAAAAGAAAATCAATCTAGCGAAAGTCCTCGACCTTTGCTCTACCAATGTTGCGGAACGGAAGATTTCCTGTATGAGGATAATCAAACCTTCCGGCATGCCTGTGAACAAACGAACTTCGCATTGACATACGAGGAAGGGCCTGGTGAACATGAGTGGGGCTACTGGGATGCCAAGATCCAAGATGTATTGAAATGGTTGCCTTTGCCCAAGCGCGATTAG
- the argH gene encoding argininosuccinate lyase has protein sequence MSKLWGGRFTKQTNHLVEEYTASINFDKALAEEDIQGSLAHVTMLGKCGILPAEDVETIKEGLITVLHKIRAGEVEFSVSDEDIHMNIEKNLIETIGPVGGKLHTGRSRNDQVATDMHLYLRERVVGFVGMLHSLQEALIGQAKDNLDTIVPGYTHLQRAQPILFAHHLMAYVSMFQRDAERLMDSYKRINILPLGAGALAGTTFPIDRHFVAEQLGFDGVYENSLDAVSDRDFIVEFLAAASLIMTHLSRLSEELVLWSSTEFGFVELDDAFCTGSSIMPQKKNPDVPELVRGKTGRVYGNLIGLLTVLKSLPLAYNKDMQEDKEGMFDTVATLEGALQLFAPMIATMTVNKDRMRQAVNQDFSNATDIADFLVGEGLPFRQAHEVIGKTVLYCIQNSKYLLDLTIDEFRQFSPLFDDRIYDVLQPEAVVNARNVYGGTASGQVAEAIGRSEKVLEITEQWITNRG, from the coding sequence GTGAGCAAGCTGTGGGGAGGACGTTTTACAAAACAAACCAATCATTTGGTTGAGGAATATACGGCATCGATCAATTTTGACAAAGCTTTGGCTGAGGAAGATATCCAGGGCAGTCTGGCCCATGTGACGATGCTGGGCAAATGCGGTATTCTTCCGGCGGAAGATGTAGAGACCATCAAAGAAGGTCTGATCACCGTTTTGCACAAAATCCGTGCAGGTGAAGTGGAATTCTCCGTATCGGACGAAGACATCCACATGAATATTGAGAAAAACCTGATCGAAACGATTGGCCCTGTAGGCGGTAAACTACATACAGGCCGTAGCCGGAACGACCAAGTTGCAACGGATATGCATTTGTACCTGCGTGAGCGCGTCGTTGGATTTGTGGGCATGCTGCATTCCTTGCAGGAAGCACTGATTGGACAAGCGAAAGATAACCTCGATACCATCGTACCGGGTTATACGCATCTTCAACGGGCACAGCCAATTCTGTTCGCACATCACCTGATGGCGTATGTCTCCATGTTCCAACGGGATGCAGAGCGTCTGATGGACAGTTACAAACGTATTAACATCCTGCCACTGGGCGCAGGTGCGCTTGCAGGCACAACATTCCCGATTGACCGTCATTTTGTCGCGGAACAACTGGGCTTTGATGGCGTGTACGAGAACAGTCTGGACGCGGTAAGCGACCGTGACTTTATCGTTGAGTTTCTGGCGGCGGCTTCGCTGATCATGACTCACTTGTCCCGTCTGAGTGAAGAGCTGGTATTGTGGAGCAGCACGGAGTTTGGTTTTGTGGAATTGGACGATGCATTCTGCACAGGCAGCAGCATCATGCCACAGAAGAAAAACCCGGACGTTCCTGAACTCGTGCGTGGTAAAACAGGACGTGTGTACGGCAACCTGATCGGTTTGCTGACGGTACTGAAATCTCTTCCACTGGCATACAACAAAGACATGCAGGAAGACAAAGAAGGCATGTTTGATACTGTAGCGACGTTGGAGGGTGCACTGCAACTGTTTGCTCCAATGATCGCAACAATGACAGTGAACAAGGATCGAATGCGTCAAGCGGTCAACCAGGATTTCTCCAACGCTACGGATATTGCCGACTTCCTCGTAGGCGAAGGTTTGCCTTTCCGTCAGGCGCATGAAGTGATTGGTAAAACAGTGCTGTACTGCATCCAGAACAGCAAGTATTTGCTGGATCTGACGATTGATGAATTCCGTCAGTTCTCACCACTGTTTGATGACCGGATCTATGATGTGCTGCAACCGGAAGCGGTTGTGAACGCTCGTAATGTCTACGGCGGAACAGCTTCGGGTCAAGTTGCTGAAGCCATCGGACGCAGTGAGAAGGTACTGGAGATCACCGAGCAATGGATTACGAACCGCGGTTAA
- a CDS encoding argininosuccinate synthase, with protein MAKEKIVLAYSGGLDTSVILKWLKETYDAEIIAFTADIGQKDELDGLEEKALATGASKVYIDDLRDEFAKDFIYPMFQAGALYEGQYLLGTSIARPLIAKRMVDIARAEGATAIAHGATGKGNDQVRFELNAAALTPDINVIAPWRLEEFRNQFPGRAEMIAYAEKHGIPVTASAAKPYSTDRNLLHISYESGVLEDPWFDPSADENKDMFLLSSAPEDAPDQAEYVELEFEQGDCVALNGERLSPLQVMEQLNELGGKHGIGRVDMVENRFVGMKSRGVYETPGGTILFTAHRKMESITMDREVMNLRDSLITRYSTLVYNGFWFAPERLALQALVTESQKNVTGTVRVKLYKGNIIGAGVKSPVSLYNPDIATMEADPTQAYDQGDATGFIRLNALRLKVNSGVEQNKN; from the coding sequence ATGGCTAAGGAAAAAATTGTACTCGCGTATTCAGGCGGGTTGGACACATCTGTAATTTTGAAATGGTTGAAAGAAACGTATGATGCAGAGATTATCGCGTTCACAGCGGATATTGGACAAAAGGATGAACTGGATGGCTTGGAGGAAAAAGCACTGGCAACAGGCGCTTCCAAAGTATACATTGACGATCTGCGCGATGAGTTCGCGAAAGATTTCATCTATCCGATGTTCCAGGCGGGTGCCCTTTATGAAGGACAATACCTGCTCGGTACAAGTATCGCTCGTCCACTGATCGCTAAACGCATGGTCGATATCGCTCGTGCAGAAGGTGCTACAGCCATCGCTCACGGCGCTACAGGTAAAGGAAATGACCAAGTTCGTTTTGAGCTGAACGCGGCTGCGCTGACACCAGACATTAACGTAATTGCACCTTGGCGTCTGGAAGAATTCCGTAACCAATTCCCGGGACGTGCCGAGATGATTGCTTACGCTGAAAAACATGGTATTCCGGTAACCGCATCTGCGGCTAAACCATACTCCACAGACCGTAACTTGCTGCATATCAGCTATGAGAGCGGTGTGCTCGAAGATCCATGGTTCGATCCAAGTGCGGACGAAAACAAAGACATGTTCCTGCTGAGCAGTGCACCTGAAGATGCACCAGATCAAGCGGAATATGTTGAACTGGAATTCGAACAAGGTGACTGTGTCGCGCTGAACGGTGAGCGCTTGAGCCCACTGCAAGTGATGGAGCAACTGAACGAGCTGGGTGGCAAACATGGTATTGGCCGTGTAGATATGGTTGAGAACCGTTTTGTTGGTATGAAGAGCCGTGGCGTGTACGAAACACCAGGTGGAACAATCTTGTTCACCGCACATCGCAAAATGGAATCCATCACGATGGATCGTGAAGTGATGAACCTGCGTGATAGCCTGATCACACGTTACAGCACACTCGTTTACAACGGTTTCTGGTTCGCACCGGAACGTCTGGCGCTGCAAGCGCTGGTGACTGAAAGCCAGAAGAACGTTACAGGTACGGTTCGTGTAAAACTTTACAAAGGAAATATCATCGGCGCTGGTGTGAAAAGTCCTGTCAGCCTCTACAATCCGGACATCGCAACGATGGAAGCTGATCCAACGCAAGCCTACGATCAAGGCGATGCAACAGGCTTTATCCGCCTGAATGCACTGCGTTTGAAAGTAAACTCCGGCGTGGAGCAAAACAAAAACTAA
- the argF gene encoding ornithine carbamoyltransferase, protein MTAQQTEKIQKIDLRGRDFIEFTDYTAEEIRYLLDLAIEIKGKQKSGVPFQPLKGKTIGLIFEKSSTRTRVSFEVGMFQLGGHALFLSKNDIQLGRGETTHDTAKVLSRYLDGIMIRTFGHHNVTELAEHADVPVINGLSDAAHPCQVLADFQTVLEHKGKLAGLKMAYIGDGNNMAHSLMLGAAKMGMHVAVATPEGYEPDSAVVEQARIIAQESGSEVTVTYSAQEAAKDADIVYTDVWASMGFEEEQKIREQAFAAYQVDEELMKGAKPDYMFLHCLPAHRGEEVSAGVIDGPNSLIFDQAENRLHAQKALMAALMSE, encoded by the coding sequence ATGACAGCACAACAAACGGAAAAGATTCAAAAGATTGATCTGAGAGGCCGGGATTTTATCGAATTCACGGACTACACGGCAGAGGAGATTCGTTATCTGCTTGATCTCGCGATTGAGATTAAAGGCAAGCAAAAAAGCGGTGTACCTTTTCAACCGTTGAAAGGTAAAACGATCGGACTTATTTTTGAAAAATCATCCACACGTACGCGTGTATCCTTTGAAGTGGGTATGTTCCAATTGGGCGGACATGCACTTTTCCTGAGCAAAAATGATATCCAGCTGGGTCGCGGGGAAACAACACATGATACAGCCAAAGTATTGTCCCGTTACCTGGACGGCATCATGATCCGTACCTTTGGACACCATAATGTAACTGAACTGGCAGAGCATGCGGATGTGCCGGTCATTAACGGCCTGAGCGATGCAGCGCATCCTTGTCAGGTACTGGCAGACTTCCAAACGGTGCTGGAGCATAAAGGCAAGCTGGCAGGTCTGAAAATGGCCTACATCGGAGATGGCAACAATATGGCACACTCCCTGATGCTCGGTGCAGCGAAGATGGGAATGCATGTTGCTGTAGCAACGCCAGAAGGTTATGAGCCGGATAGTGCAGTTGTGGAGCAGGCACGCATTATCGCACAGGAGAGCGGTTCTGAAGTGACTGTAACGTACAGTGCACAGGAAGCAGCCAAAGATGCAGATATCGTGTACACGGATGTATGGGCAAGCATGGGCTTTGAAGAAGAGCAGAAGATCCGTGAGCAGGCATTTGCCGCATATCAAGTGGACGAGGAACTGATGAAAGGCGCGAAGCCGGACTACATGTTCTTGCATTGTCTGCCAGCACACCGCGGCGAAGAAGTAAGTGCCGGTGTAATTGACGGACCGAACTCCCTGATCTTTGATCAGGCGGAGAATCGCTTGCATGCACAGAAAGCCTTAATGGCTGCATTAATGAGCGAATAG
- a CDS encoding aspartate aminotransferase family protein, whose translation MAKGNEQPGSGTAVAGATATGAAAQTESSLFQTYARYPISLVKGKGSWLWDDQGNRYLDFMCGLAVTSLGHAPEKVGAKLKAQIDELWHVSNLFQIPGQEKAAALLTANTCADAVFFCNSGAEANEAAIKVARRYHQKVKGTDRYEVITFAQSFHGRTLATLTATGQDKVKEGFLPLPAGFVTVPLHDIPALEAAIGPNTAAIMLEMVQAEGGVYPVEPEFVKHVRKLCDEHGLLLIVDEVQTGMGRTGKLFAHEHYGIEPDVFTVAKGIGSGFPVGAMLGKGFLRDAFTPGSHATTFGGTPLASSVVIATIETMLEDRLPERAAEMGEYLMSSLRNRLEGNSFVKEVRGLGLLVGIECAEPVGDIVLAGQKRGILFVSAGPNVIRLLPNLYVSKEEIDEAVSLVGTLIEEHVAAKA comes from the coding sequence ATGGCAAAAGGCAACGAACAGCCAGGTTCTGGCACAGCGGTAGCGGGCGCAACAGCAACAGGTGCAGCAGCACAGACGGAAAGCTCGCTTTTCCAAACGTATGCGCGTTATCCAATCAGTCTGGTTAAAGGTAAAGGCAGCTGGTTGTGGGACGATCAGGGCAACCGCTATCTCGATTTCATGTGTGGCCTCGCTGTAACTAGCCTGGGCCATGCACCGGAGAAAGTTGGAGCCAAGCTGAAAGCTCAGATTGATGAGTTGTGGCATGTGTCCAACCTGTTCCAGATTCCAGGCCAGGAGAAGGCAGCAGCATTGCTGACAGCCAATACATGCGCTGATGCAGTGTTCTTCTGTAACAGTGGTGCCGAAGCGAACGAAGCGGCTATTAAAGTAGCCCGCCGTTATCACCAGAAGGTGAAAGGCACAGATCGCTATGAAGTGATCACATTTGCCCAGTCCTTCCATGGACGGACGCTTGCAACACTGACAGCAACCGGACAGGATAAGGTGAAAGAAGGATTTTTGCCATTGCCAGCGGGATTTGTAACCGTACCTTTGCATGATATCCCTGCACTGGAAGCGGCAATTGGACCCAACACAGCAGCTATTATGCTGGAAATGGTTCAGGCCGAGGGTGGTGTATATCCTGTTGAGCCGGAATTCGTCAAACATGTACGGAAATTGTGTGACGAGCATGGATTGTTGCTCATTGTTGATGAAGTACAAACAGGAATGGGACGTACGGGTAAACTGTTTGCACACGAACATTATGGCATTGAGCCAGACGTGTTCACCGTTGCCAAAGGTATCGGCAGTGGTTTCCCTGTAGGAGCGATGCTGGGTAAAGGTTTCCTGCGGGATGCGTTCACACCAGGTAGCCATGCGACAACATTTGGTGGAACACCGCTTGCTTCATCCGTTGTGATTGCAACAATCGAAACGATGCTGGAAGATCGTTTGCCAGAGCGCGCAGCGGAGATGGGTGAATACCTGATGAGCTCCCTGCGGAATCGTTTGGAGGGCAATTCCTTTGTGAAGGAAGTTCGTGGCTTGGGATTGTTGGTCGGTATCGAATGTGCTGAGCCGGTAGGTGATATTGTGCTTGCTGGGCAAAAACGCGGTATCTTGTTCGTCTCTGCAGGACCGAATGTGATTCGTTTGCTTCCGAACCTGTATGTGAGCAAAGAAGAGATCGACGAGGCCGTATCGCTGGTAGGCACATTGATCGAAGAGCACGTAGCGGCGAAAGCCTAA